One Streptomyces sp. L2 genomic window carries:
- a CDS encoding glutamate-5-semialdehyde dehydrogenase produces MTTLSPYDSLSPVTQAAYRAKAAAADLAPLPRAEKDDALLAIADALEVRTSEIVEANALDVAKARENGTSESIVDRLTLTPERVRAIASDVRDVAKLPDPVGEVVRGSTLPNGIDLRQVRVPLGVVGIIYEARPNVTADAAALCLKSGNAVLLRGSASAYASNTALVRVIRDAVGGAGLPADAVQLVPGESRDSVRELMRARGLVDVLIPRGGASLIQTVVSESTVPVIETGTGNCHVYVDADADIDMAVDILINSKAQRPSVCNAAETLLVHQDIAAEFLPRALDALADAGVTVHADPRVLAHAKDSRATVVEATAEDWETEYLSYDIAAAVVDSLDRAVEHIRLWTSGHTEAIVTTSQQAARRFTQLVDSTTVAVNASTRFTDGGQFGFGAEIGISTQKLHARGPMGLPELTSTKYIVTGDGHVRR; encoded by the coding sequence ATGACCACGCTCTCGCCGTACGACTCCCTCTCCCCGGTCACCCAGGCCGCCTACCGGGCCAAGGCCGCCGCGGCCGACCTCGCGCCGCTCCCGCGCGCCGAGAAGGACGACGCGCTGCTCGCGATCGCCGACGCCCTGGAGGTCCGCACCAGCGAGATCGTCGAGGCCAACGCCCTGGACGTGGCCAAGGCGCGCGAGAACGGCACCAGCGAGTCCATCGTCGACCGGCTCACCCTCACCCCCGAGCGGGTCCGCGCCATCGCCTCCGACGTCCGCGACGTCGCGAAGCTGCCCGACCCCGTCGGCGAGGTCGTCCGCGGCTCCACCCTCCCCAACGGCATCGACCTGCGTCAGGTCCGCGTCCCGCTCGGCGTCGTCGGCATCATCTACGAGGCCCGCCCGAACGTCACCGCCGATGCCGCCGCCCTCTGCCTGAAGTCCGGCAACGCCGTCCTGCTGCGCGGCTCCGCCTCCGCCTACGCCTCCAACACCGCCCTCGTCCGGGTGATCCGCGACGCCGTCGGCGGCGCCGGGCTGCCCGCCGACGCCGTCCAGCTGGTGCCCGGCGAGAGCCGCGACTCGGTGCGCGAGCTGATGCGGGCCCGCGGACTCGTCGACGTCCTCATCCCGCGCGGCGGCGCCTCCCTCATCCAGACCGTGGTCAGCGAGTCCACCGTCCCGGTGATCGAGACCGGCACCGGCAACTGCCACGTCTACGTCGACGCCGACGCCGACATCGACATGGCCGTCGACATCCTGATCAACTCCAAGGCCCAGCGGCCCAGCGTCTGCAACGCCGCCGAGACCCTGCTGGTCCACCAGGACATCGCCGCCGAGTTCCTGCCGCGCGCCCTCGACGCCCTCGCCGACGCCGGGGTGACCGTGCACGCCGACCCGCGCGTGCTGGCCCACGCCAAGGACTCCAGGGCCACCGTGGTCGAGGCGACCGCGGAGGACTGGGAGACCGAGTACCTCTCCTACGACATCGCCGCCGCCGTCGTGGACTCGCTGGACAGGGCCGTCGAGCACATCCGGCTGTGGACCTCGGGCCACACCGAGGCGATCGTCACGACCTCGCAGCAGGCCGCCCGCCGCTTCACCCAGCTGGTCGACTCCACCACCGTCGCCGTGAACGCCTCCACCCGCTTCACCGACGGCGGCCAGTTCGGCTTCGGCGCCGAGATCGGCATCTCCACCCAGAAGCTGCACGCCCGCGGCCCCATGGGCCTGCCCGAGCTGACCAGCACGAAGTACATCGTCACCGGCGACGGACACGTACGCCGCTGA
- a CDS encoding LCP family protein: MNDRYDAGDAGYGAGPYEIVGYDEYGQPVYRQVPAQQPPQQPYDPYPQQGYGYDPYAAGRPQQTPSSDPYATGQQPSYDSYGAPAAHDPYGAGTAPGGQGPAAPYDPYGQASNSGQQRRAAEQTAYIPQQSGPVEEPEAPAARPGRPAEQASAAEPEYRTEQFAFVEEPADDSEDVIDWLKFTENRTERREEARRRARGRIIALLVVLALVAVGGVGYLWYAGKLPGLSSSGSKADTATPVGAQKRDVIVVHLHVTGTSRTSTALLVDNTTTKQGSTVLLPNSLALTGDDGTTTTLAKSVGGDGASGTRDQLDTVLGTSIQGTWRLDTPYLQNLVELVGNIDIDTNADVPDPDSKKKGSAPLVHKGQDQTLSGKMAVAYATYRAPGEAQNAQLERFGQVMQGVLRKMSTDPAGATTTVQTLAQILDPPLTDEDLGAFLAKLADLAKGGDYKTALLPVQADGTLSPHTSDSVVKDILGGTAKSPDAGSAVRVSVQNATGVKDDTEKARVVLLNGGFTFLEGGSAGGTRATSKVVYQDAADKENATEVAKTLGLSTGSVTKGTVSSGADVSVVLGGDYKPSSS; this comes from the coding sequence GTGAACGACCGATACGACGCGGGAGACGCAGGGTACGGCGCCGGCCCGTACGAGATCGTCGGCTACGACGAGTACGGGCAGCCGGTGTACCGGCAGGTCCCGGCACAGCAGCCTCCGCAGCAGCCCTACGACCCGTACCCCCAGCAGGGCTACGGCTACGACCCGTACGCCGCCGGCCGGCCGCAGCAGACGCCCTCCTCCGACCCCTACGCCACCGGTCAGCAGCCGTCCTACGACTCCTACGGCGCCCCCGCGGCACATGACCCCTACGGCGCCGGCACCGCACCGGGCGGCCAGGGCCCCGCCGCCCCGTACGACCCCTACGGGCAGGCGTCGAACAGCGGGCAGCAGCGCCGGGCCGCCGAGCAGACCGCCTACATCCCGCAGCAGTCCGGCCCCGTCGAGGAGCCGGAGGCACCGGCCGCCCGGCCCGGGCGGCCGGCGGAACAGGCGTCCGCCGCCGAACCGGAGTACCGCACCGAGCAGTTCGCCTTCGTCGAGGAGCCCGCCGACGACTCCGAGGACGTCATCGACTGGCTGAAGTTCACCGAGAACCGCACCGAGCGCCGCGAGGAGGCCCGCCGCCGCGCCCGGGGCCGGATCATCGCCCTCCTCGTCGTCCTCGCGCTCGTGGCCGTCGGCGGCGTCGGCTACCTCTGGTACGCCGGGAAGCTGCCCGGCCTGTCCTCCTCCGGCTCCAAGGCGGACACGGCCACGCCCGTGGGCGCCCAGAAGCGCGACGTGATCGTCGTCCACCTGCACGTCACCGGCACGAGCCGCACCTCGACCGCGCTGCTGGTCGACAACACCACCACCAAGCAGGGCAGCACGGTCCTGCTGCCCAACTCCCTCGCCCTCACCGGCGACGACGGCACCACCACGACCCTGGCGAAGTCCGTGGGCGGCGACGGCGCGTCCGGCACCCGCGACCAGCTCGACACCGTCCTCGGCACCAGCATCCAGGGCACCTGGCGCCTCGACACCCCCTACCTGCAGAACCTGGTCGAGCTGGTCGGCAACATCGACATCGACACCAACGCCGACGTGCCCGACCCGGACTCCAAGAAGAAGGGCTCGGCCCCGCTCGTCCACAAGGGCCAGGACCAGACCCTCAGCGGGAAGATGGCCGTCGCCTACGCCACCTACCGCGCCCCCGGCGAGGCGCAGAACGCCCAGCTGGAGCGGTTCGGGCAGGTCATGCAGGGCGTGCTGCGCAAGATGTCCACCGACCCGGCGGGGGCCACGACCACCGTGCAGACCCTCGCGCAGATCCTCGACCCGCCCCTCACCGACGAGGACCTCGGCGCCTTCCTGGCCAAGCTCGCCGACCTCGCCAAGGGCGGCGACTACAAGACGGCCCTCCTGCCCGTGCAGGCCGACGGCACCCTCAGCCCGCACACCAGCGACAGCGTGGTCAAGGACATCCTCGGCGGCACCGCCAAGAGCCCCGACGCCGGCTCCGCGGTCCGGGTCTCCGTGCAGAACGCCACCGGCGTCAAGGACGACACCGAGAAGGCCCGCGTGGTGCTCCTCAACGGCGGCTTCACCTTCCTGGAGGGCGGCTCGGCCGGCGGCACCCGGGCCACCTCGAAGGTCGTCTATCAGGACGCCGCCGACAAGGAGAACGCCACCGAGGTCGCCAAGACCCTCGGCCTGTCCACCGGTTCCGTGACCAAGGGCACCGTCTCCTCCGGCGCCGACGTCTCCGTCGTCCTGGGCGGCGACTACAAGCCCTCCTCCTCCTGA
- a CDS encoding M48 family metallopeptidase → MSDDSHEQTGRERVPSRQRRRFPEISSRAYEHPADRSALVALRKLSGFDTVFKALSGLLPERSLRLLFLSDSVRVSERQFAHLHDMLLDACYILDLEKVPPMYVNQDPQPNAMCIGLDEPIIVVTTGLVELLDEEEMRAVVGHEVGHALSGHSVYRTILLFLTTLALKVAWIPLGNLAIMAIVTALREWFRKSELSADRAGLLVGQDVRASMRGLMKIAGGNHLHEMNVDAFLEQAEEYEAGGDLRDSVLKILNVLPRSHPFATIRAAELKKWAESRDYQRIMDGHYPRRTEDKDTKVSDSFRESAASYASDVKTSKDPLMKLVTDLAGGAGDLGGRVRRGFNGFASPPPSKGDPRDTPGDTPPRDEN, encoded by the coding sequence ATGTCCGACGACAGCCACGAGCAGACGGGACGCGAGCGCGTGCCCAGCAGGCAGCGCAGGCGCTTCCCGGAGATCTCCTCGCGTGCGTACGAGCACCCGGCCGACCGGTCGGCGCTGGTGGCGCTGCGCAAGCTCAGCGGCTTCGACACCGTTTTCAAGGCGCTGAGCGGGCTGTTGCCGGAGCGGAGCCTCAGGCTGCTGTTCCTGTCCGACTCGGTGCGCGTCTCGGAGCGGCAGTTCGCGCATCTGCACGACATGCTGCTGGACGCCTGTTACATCCTGGACCTGGAGAAGGTCCCGCCGATGTACGTCAACCAGGACCCGCAGCCGAACGCGATGTGCATCGGGCTGGACGAGCCGATCATCGTGGTCACCACCGGGCTCGTCGAGCTGCTCGACGAGGAGGAGATGCGGGCGGTCGTCGGCCACGAGGTGGGTCACGCGCTGTCCGGTCACTCGGTGTACCGCACGATCCTGCTGTTCCTGACGACGCTGGCGCTGAAGGTCGCCTGGATCCCGCTCGGCAACCTGGCGATCATGGCGATCGTGACGGCGCTGCGGGAGTGGTTCCGCAAGTCGGAGCTGTCGGCGGACCGGGCGGGGCTGCTGGTGGGCCAGGACGTACGGGCCTCGATGCGGGGCCTGATGAAGATCGCGGGCGGCAACCACCTGCACGAGATGAACGTGGACGCGTTCCTGGAGCAGGCCGAGGAGTACGAGGCGGGGGGCGATCTGCGCGACTCCGTGCTGAAGATCCTGAACGTGCTGCCTCGCTCGCACCCCTTCGCGACGATCCGGGCGGCCGAGCTGAAGAAGTGGGCCGAGTCGCGGGACTACCAGCGGATCATGGACGGCCACTATCCGCGGCGCACCGAGGACAAGGACACCAAGGTCAGCGACTCGTTCCGGGAGTCGGCGGCGAGCTATGCGAGCGACGTGAAGACGTCCAAGGACCCGCTGATGAAGCTGGTCACGGACCTCGCGGGCGGCGCCGGCGATCTCGGCGGCCGGGTCCGCCGGGGCTTCAACGGTTTCGCGAGCCCGCCGCCGTCGAAGGGCGACCCGCGGGACACACCGGGGGACACCCCGCCGCGGGACGAGAACTAG
- a CDS encoding cytochrome b/b6 domain-containing protein encodes MNPRRSNSSLPKPGRSAYGVATAVVLLLIPVIVLVGGSQFREFLNFGAGVLSLVSLSCSVIWGLVAQDRILLDIRQRIIGQAVHRTTAVASIAFLLLHITTKIALDHTRVIGAIVPFSLGFTGIGGLIGLGSLAGLLMIFVGVTGALRSNFAAPAPVAARWRAMHMLAYPAWCAALVHGLYAGRTAKPVFVILYGLSLLGVMAGLALRSAPRPVKRKVADRLMALLGGPERPEFDDLDAGRARVAESSLGGSRSRQEPQRAPAAPATSRMPLYQSPATPAAEPASGFAAAYRAVSTPGRGQQPYAAGRTARMDLPADPQAATQAVPRVDGPSSTSGSWPVPSPPPVGEAPPSAYDPLQDTGYTIPAYGTAGAGGPGGRDVYDTGETNTLYGTYNSGDTYNSGPATEPSPGAPYEAPGSGEPWNTPSGGYR; translated from the coding sequence ATGAACCCTCGTCGTAGTAACAGTTCGCTACCCAAACCGGGCCGGTCGGCCTATGGGGTGGCGACCGCTGTCGTCCTGTTGCTGATACCCGTAATCGTGCTGGTCGGAGGCAGCCAGTTCCGTGAGTTCCTGAACTTCGGCGCCGGCGTGCTGTCCCTCGTCTCGCTCAGCTGCTCGGTGATCTGGGGTCTGGTCGCGCAGGACCGGATCCTCCTCGACATCCGCCAGCGGATCATCGGCCAGGCGGTGCACCGGACGACCGCGGTCGCCTCGATCGCGTTCCTGCTGCTGCACATCACCACGAAGATCGCCCTCGACCACACGCGCGTGATCGGCGCGATCGTCCCGTTCTCTCTCGGCTTCACCGGCATCGGCGGCCTGATCGGGCTGGGTTCGCTCGCCGGCCTGCTGATGATCTTCGTGGGTGTCACCGGCGCCCTGCGCAGCAACTTCGCCGCACCGGCGCCCGTCGCGGCGCGCTGGCGGGCCATGCACATGCTCGCCTACCCGGCCTGGTGCGCGGCCCTGGTGCACGGCCTGTACGCCGGCCGCACCGCCAAGCCGGTCTTCGTGATCCTCTACGGCCTGTCGCTGCTGGGCGTGATGGCCGGCCTCGCCCTGCGCTCCGCTCCCCGCCCGGTCAAGCGCAAGGTCGCCGACCGGCTCATGGCCCTGCTGGGCGGCCCCGAGCGGCCGGAGTTCGACGATCTGGACGCCGGACGCGCGCGCGTGGCGGAATCCTCCCTGGGGGGCTCCAGGAGCCGCCAGGAGCCGCAGCGGGCGCCCGCCGCCCCCGCGACCTCCCGCATGCCGCTCTACCAGTCCCCCGCGACCCCCGCCGCGGAGCCCGCGTCCGGCTTCGCGGCCGCCTACCGGGCCGTGTCCACGCCGGGCCGGGGGCAGCAGCCGTACGCGGCTGGCCGGACCGCCCGCATGGACCTCCCGGCGGACCCGCAGGCCGCCACCCAGGCCGTCCCGCGCGTGGACGGCCCCTCCAGCACCTCGGGCAGCTGGCCGGTCCCGTCCCCGCCGCCGGTCGGCGAGGCCCCGCCGTCGGCGTACGACCCGCTCCAGGACACGGGCTACACGATCCCGGCCTACGGCACTGCCGGCGCGGGCGGGCCCGGCGGACGTGATGTGTACGACACAGGTGAGACGAACACCCTCTACGGGACGTACAACTCGGGTGACACGTACAACAGCGGTCCCGCCACCGAACCATCCCCCGGCGCCCCCTACGAGGCTCCGGGTTCGGGCGAACCTTGGAACACGCCGTCCGGAGGCTACAGGTGA
- a CDS encoding NADH-quinone oxidoreductase subunit NuoF family protein translates to MNEALPDVPEVRVVGLPQLTSGFDLVERLDLPMHLKVHGPLDPLGGEQLAQLAEGINLKGRGGAGFPFHKKLRSVAESAIKRGVRPVVVVNGSEDEPACRKDTVLINRAPHLILDGALLCAEALGARTLVVGVTRESTQRSMEAALAERGLSNTRRSALRAWVQRNPVRMVTGAASSLVRSIDGGPAIPPGRKVSASRNGVGGAPTLLSNAETFAQLAIAARIGPERYGNTGLYDEPGTVMLTVSGAVARPMVIEVPTGVPLRYVLQLAGAPPVPQGVLTGGYHGKWIDAATVNEAIVSRNSLDAVGGSLGAGAILPISQETCPLGESLRVAQWLAEESAGQCGPCYLGLPAAARGMEDILNGGGPAALEALKQVAKNVKRRGACSHPDGSAMFLESTVKAFTDDLAAHVLGNGCGRPVEGVLPLFEGGRAPTGIPGGAEAEETGSSRQKIYVDWTLCRGHGLCADILPEVFELGADGFPTVAQANVPRYAEAKALRAVRRCPALALRIEEDTRGQAPSRNLPVLSQGRGRRALGR, encoded by the coding sequence GTGAACGAGGCCCTGCCCGATGTCCCAGAGGTGCGCGTGGTCGGCCTGCCGCAGCTCACCTCCGGGTTCGACCTCGTGGAACGGCTCGACCTGCCCATGCACCTGAAGGTGCACGGGCCGCTGGACCCGCTGGGGGGCGAGCAGCTGGCCCAACTCGCCGAGGGCATCAACCTCAAGGGCCGCGGCGGCGCCGGCTTCCCGTTCCACAAGAAGCTCCGCTCGGTCGCGGAGTCCGCGATCAAGCGCGGGGTGCGGCCCGTCGTCGTCGTCAACGGCAGCGAGGACGAACCGGCCTGCCGCAAGGACACGGTGCTCATCAACCGTGCCCCGCACCTCATCCTGGACGGGGCGCTGCTGTGCGCCGAGGCCCTGGGTGCCCGCACGCTCGTGGTGGGGGTCACCCGGGAGTCCACCCAGCGCTCCATGGAGGCCGCGCTCGCCGAACGCGGGCTGAGCAACACCCGTAGATCGGCGCTCCGCGCGTGGGTGCAGCGCAACCCGGTGCGCATGGTCACCGGCGCCGCCTCCTCGCTGGTCCGCTCGATCGACGGCGGCCCGGCGATCCCGCCCGGCCGCAAGGTCAGCGCCTCCCGCAACGGCGTCGGCGGCGCGCCCACCCTCCTGTCGAACGCCGAGACGTTCGCACAGCTGGCCATCGCCGCCCGCATCGGCCCGGAGCGCTACGGCAACACCGGTCTGTACGACGAACCGGGCACCGTCATGCTCACGGTGTCCGGGGCGGTCGCCCGCCCGATGGTGATCGAGGTCCCCACGGGTGTCCCCCTGCGCTACGTGCTGCAGCTGGCCGGCGCCCCGCCGGTGCCGCAGGGCGTGCTCACCGGCGGCTACCACGGCAAGTGGATCGACGCGGCGACCGTCAACGAGGCGATCGTCTCCCGCAACTCGCTGGACGCGGTGGGCGGTTCCCTCGGAGCGGGCGCCATCCTGCCGATCAGCCAGGAGACCTGTCCGCTGGGCGAGTCGCTGCGGGTGGCGCAGTGGCTGGCCGAGGAGAGCGCGGGCCAGTGCGGCCCCTGCTACCTCGGACTGCCCGCCGCCGCGCGCGGGATGGAGGACATCCTGAACGGCGGCGGCCCGGCCGCCCTGGAGGCGCTGAAGCAGGTCGCGAAGAACGTGAAGCGGCGCGGGGCGTGTTCACACCCGGACGGCTCCGCGATGTTCCTGGAGTCGACCGTCAAGGCGTTCACCGACGACCTGGCCGCCCATGTCCTCGGGAACGGCTGCGGACGGCCCGTGGAGGGCGTTCTGCCGCTCTTCGAGGGGGGCAGGGCCCCGACGGGCATCCCCGGCGGCGCGGAGGCGGAGGAGACCGGCTCCAGCCGCCAGAAGATCTACGTCGACTGGACGCTGTGCCGGGGCCACGGGCTGTGCGCCGACATCCTGCCCGAGGTCTTCGAGCTGGGCGCCGACGGGTTCCCGACCGTCGCCCAGGCCAATGTACCGCGCTACGCGGAGGCGAAGGCGCTGCGCGCGGTGCGCCGCTGTCCCGCGCTGGCCCTGCGCATCGAGGAGGACACGCGCGGGCAGGCGCCGTCCCGGAACCTGCCGGTGCTCTCCCAGGGCCGCGGGCGCCGCGCCCTCGGCCGCTGA
- the rsfS gene encoding ribosome silencing factor: protein MTATDRSLELINTAAQAAADKLAHDVIAYDVSDVLSITDAFLLASAPNDRQVKAIVDEIEERLQKELGAKPVRREGDREARWVLLDYVDIVVHVQHSEERVFYALERLWKDCPELELPADAKATRGKAEEHARLQTDEAGEEPGGDWR from the coding sequence GTGACCGCCACCGACCGTTCCCTCGAGCTCATCAACACCGCCGCCCAGGCGGCGGCCGACAAGCTCGCCCACGACGTCATCGCCTACGACGTCAGCGACGTCCTGTCGATCACGGACGCGTTCCTGCTCGCCTCCGCGCCGAACGACCGCCAGGTCAAGGCGATCGTCGACGAGATCGAGGAGCGCCTGCAGAAGGAACTCGGCGCCAAGCCGGTGCGCCGCGAGGGCGACCGCGAGGCCCGCTGGGTCCTGCTCGACTACGTCGACATCGTCGTCCACGTCCAGCACAGCGAGGAGCGCGTGTTCTACGCGCTGGAGCGGCTGTGGAAGGACTGCCCCGAGCTCGAGCTGCCCGCCGACGCCAAGGCCACCCGCGGCAAGGCCGAGGAGCACGCCAGGCTGCAGACCGACGAGGCCGGCGAGGAGCCCGGCGGTGACTGGCGATGA
- a CDS encoding histidine phosphatase family protein, which translates to MSATGEVSDRKSRGRRVILWRHGQTSWNLERRFQGSTDVALTETGVGQARRAARLLASLKPDAIISSDLRRAAHTATELATLTGLDVTREEGLRETYAGVWQGLTHEEIIARHGEEYAAWKRGEAVRRGGGELETEVADRAAPVVLRHAEKLPEDGTLVVVSHGGTIRTTIGRLLGLEAPHWESLGGLSNCCWSVLGEGARGWRLLEHNAGTLPEPVLGDDD; encoded by the coding sequence ATGAGCGCCACCGGTGAGGTGAGCGACCGCAAGAGCCGGGGCCGCCGCGTCATCCTGTGGCGGCACGGCCAGACCTCCTGGAACCTGGAGCGCCGCTTCCAGGGCTCCACGGACGTCGCGCTGACCGAGACCGGTGTCGGCCAGGCCCGCCGCGCGGCCCGGCTGCTCGCCTCCCTCAAGCCCGACGCGATCATCTCCTCGGACCTGCGGCGGGCCGCGCACACCGCCACCGAGCTCGCCACCCTCACCGGCCTCGACGTCACCCGCGAGGAGGGCCTGCGCGAGACCTACGCGGGCGTCTGGCAGGGGCTGACGCACGAGGAGATCATCGCCCGCCACGGCGAGGAGTACGCCGCCTGGAAGCGCGGCGAGGCCGTCCGCCGGGGCGGCGGCGAACTGGAGACCGAGGTCGCCGACCGGGCCGCTCCCGTCGTGCTCCGGCACGCCGAGAAGCTGCCCGAGGACGGCACCCTCGTGGTGGTCAGCCACGGCGGCACCATCCGCACCACCATCGGCCGGCTGCTCGGCCTGGAGGCACCGCACTGGGAGAGCCTCGGCGGCCTCTCCAACTGCTGCTGGTCCGTGCTCGGCGAGGGCGCCCGCGGCTGGCGCCTCCTGGAGCACAACGCGGGCACCCTCCCGGAGCCCGTACTCGGCGACGACGACTGA
- the nadD gene encoding nicotinate-nucleotide adenylyltransferase yields the protein MGEQDMPTGPANETAARAAGDALSTPGHAAGNDGSAATATDTAAEATDTAVGTVRTPAFRPGHGPARTGKRRLGVMGGTFDPIHHGHLVAASEVAAQFQLDEVVFVPTGQPWQKSHRDVSPAEDRYLMTVIATAENPQFSVSRIDLDRGGPTYTVDTLRDLRALNPDTDLYFITGADALAQLLTWRDTEELFSLAHFIGVTRPGHHLTNPGLPEGGVSLVEVPALAISSTDCRARVAKGEPIWYMVPDGVVRYIDKRELYRGE from the coding sequence ATGGGAGAGCAGGACATGCCTACCGGTCCGGCGAACGAGACGGCCGCACGCGCCGCCGGTGACGCGCTGAGCACCCCCGGCCACGCCGCCGGGAACGACGGCTCGGCCGCCACGGCGACGGACACGGCCGCCGAGGCGACGGACACGGCCGTCGGCACCGTGCGCACCCCGGCGTTCCGGCCGGGTCACGGCCCCGCCCGCACGGGCAAGCGCCGTCTCGGCGTCATGGGCGGAACGTTCGACCCGATCCACCACGGGCACCTGGTCGCGGCCAGCGAGGTCGCCGCCCAGTTCCAGCTGGACGAGGTCGTGTTCGTCCCCACCGGCCAGCCGTGGCAGAAGTCCCACCGCGACGTCTCCCCGGCCGAGGACCGCTACCTGATGACGGTCATCGCGACCGCCGAGAACCCGCAGTTCTCCGTCAGCCGCATCGACCTCGACCGCGGCGGCCCCACCTACACCGTGGACACGCTGCGTGACCTACGCGCGCTCAACCCCGACACCGACCTGTACTTCATCACCGGCGCCGACGCCCTCGCCCAGCTCCTGACCTGGCGCGACACCGAGGAGCTGTTCTCCCTCGCGCACTTCATCGGCGTCACCCGCCCCGGTCACCACCTGACCAACCCGGGCCTGCCGGAGGGCGGCGTCTCCCTCGTCGAGGTCCCCGCGCTGGCCATCTCCTCCACAGACTGCCGTGCGAGAGTCGCCAAGGGCGAACCCATCTGGTACATGGTGCCGGACGGAGTCGTGCGCTATATCGACAAGCGCGAGCTGTACCGCGGCGAGTGA